A genomic region of Nymphalis io chromosome 3, ilAglIoxx1.1, whole genome shotgun sequence contains the following coding sequences:
- the LOC126781222 gene encoding signal transducing adapter molecule 1, producing the protein MGIFGTLAPFDQDVERATSENNTSEEWGLILEICDRASASGVNARDCMRSVLKRLGHADPHVQMHAATLLDACVSNCGRVFHLEVASREFEAEFRRLLARAQPAVAQKLRAMIRKWAEGEFRNDPQLDLIPSLHNKLCTEAGERPTSAPVAADAQTASAAEKREQEELARAIALSLRETAAAAAAGGAGGAGGAGGALYPRVDADAPAPAPPARKVRALYDFEAAEDNELTFLAGEIVHVTDSSDPNWWKGYNERGEGLFPANFVTYDLTEPRPESESRGGGGEKRVQFAAEAEPAPRIDEAIMDEALALLHEADPAGEAGEAGADGEAARLEARVHAMGPLVDAALERADRRHARLTQLSADLVDALNLYHELMRDPKPHYAPHAFAPGALPPGALPPGALPPGAMPHGALAPGALPPGAMPHGGMPPGALPPGAIPHGALPPGTLPPGVLPLGALPPQLTHQPQPPRS; encoded by the exons ATGGGCATTTTCGGAACTTTAGCACCGTTTGATCAGGATGTGG AGAGGGCGACTAGCGAGAATAATACTAGTGAGGAATGGGGTCTGATATTAGAAATATGCGACCGCGCCAGCGCCAGCGGCGTCAACGCGCGCGACTGTATGCGTTCCGTCCTCAAGCGCCTCGGCCACGCCGACCCGCACGTGCAGATGCACGCCGCCACACTGCTCGACGCCTGCGTCTCTAACTGCGGCCGAGTCTTTCATCTCGAGGTAGCATCGCGCGAATTCGAAGCCGAATTCCGCCGTCTGCTAGCGCGAGCGCAGCCCGCCGTCGCGCAAAAACTACGCGCGATGATTCGCAAATGGGCCGAGGGAGAGTTTCGAAACGACCCGCAGCTCGATCTCATTCCCTCGCTTCATAACAAACTATGCACCGAAGCCGGCGAGCGACCGACTTCTGCACCCGTAGCCGCCGACGCCCAG ACCGCGAGCGCCGCGGAGAAACGCGAGCAGGAAGAGCTGGCGCGCGCCATCGCACTGTCCCTGCGCGAgacggcggcggcggcggcggcgggcggcgcgggcggcgcggggggcgcggggggcgcgctGTACCCGCGCGTGGACGCCGACGCGCcggcgcccgcgccgcccgcgcggAAGGTGCGCGCGCTGTACGACTTCGAGGCCGCTGAAGACAACGAGCTCACTTTCCTAGCCGGCGAGATTG TTCACGTGACGGACTCGAGCGACCCGAACTGGTGGAAGGGATACAACGAGCGCGGAGAGGGTCTATTTCCCGCCAACTTCGTCACCTACGACCTCACCGAGCCTCGACCCG AGAGCGAGAGCCGGGGCGGCGGCGGGGAGAAGCGCGTGCAGTTCGCGGCCGAGGCGGAGCCGGCGCCGCGCATCGACGAGGCGATCATGGACGAAGCGCTGGCGCTGCTGCACGAGGCGGACCCGGCGGGCGAGGCGGGCGAGGCGGGCGCGGACGGCGAGGCGGCGCGGCTCGAGGCGCGCGTGCACGCCATGGGCCCGCTCGTGGACGCGGCGCTGGAGCGCGCCGACCGCCGCCACGCGCGCCTCACGCAGCTCAGCGCCGACCTCGTCGACGCGCTCAACCTCTACCACGAGCTCATGCGCGACCCCAAGCCGCACTACGCGCCGCACGCCTTCGCGCCTGGCGCGCTGCCCCCCGGGGCGCTGCCCCCCGGGGCGCTTCCCCCTGGGGCGATGCCCCATGGTGCTCTCGCTCCCGGTGCGCTGCCCCCTGGGGCGATGCCCCATGGTGGTATGCCCCCGGGCGCTCTGCCCCCTGGGGCGATTCCTCATGGTGCTCTGCCCCCCGGCACCTTGCCCCCCGGTGTTCTGCCGCTCGGCGCTCTACCTCCGCAACTGACGCACCAGCCTCAGCCACCAAG GTCCTGA